The Pseudomonas extremaustralis genome contains a region encoding:
- the iscR gene encoding Fe-S cluster assembly transcriptional regulator IscR — translation MRLTTKGRYAVTAMLDLALHAQTGPVSLADISERQGISLSYLEQLFAKLRRSNLVSSVRGPGGGYQLSRDMQGIQVAQVIDAVNESVDATKCQGLGDCHAGDTCLTHHLWCDLSLQIHEFLSGISLADLVTRREVQEVAQRQDQRRCNTKAPRLDKIEASAVE, via the coding sequence ATGAGACTGACTACAAAAGGCCGATACGCGGTGACCGCCATGCTCGACTTGGCCTTGCACGCGCAAACTGGGCCGGTGTCCCTGGCCGATATCTCCGAGCGCCAAGGCATTTCCCTGTCATACCTCGAGCAACTGTTCGCCAAGTTGCGCCGCAGCAATCTGGTTTCCAGTGTGCGCGGTCCGGGTGGCGGCTATCAACTGTCCCGTGACATGCAGGGCATCCAGGTCGCCCAGGTGATCGACGCGGTCAACGAATCCGTCGATGCAACCAAATGCCAGGGGCTGGGTGACTGCCATGCCGGCGACACCTGCCTGACCCACCACTTGTGGTGTGACTTGAGCCTGCAGATCCATGAGTTTTTGAGTGGTATCAGCTTGGCTGATCTTGTGACTCGCCGTGAGGTGCAAGAAGTAGCCCAGCGTCAGGACCAGCGCCGTTGCAACACCAAGGCGCCGCGTCTGGACAAGATTGAAGCGTCCGCCGTCGAGTGA
- a CDS encoding IscS subfamily cysteine desulfurase gives MKLPIYLDYSATTPVDPRVAQKMSECLLVDGNFGNPASRSHVFGWKAEEAVENARRQVADLVGADPREIVWTSGATESDNLAIKGAAHFYATKGKHLITTKIEHKAVLDTMRQLEREGFEVTYIEPTTDGIVTPAMIEAAMREDTILVSVIHVNNEIGTINDIAAIGELTRSKGVLLHVDAAQSTGKVDIDLSKLKVDLMSFSAHKTYGPKGIGALYVSRKPRVRIEATMHGGGHERGMRSGTLATHQIVGMGEAFRIAKEEMAAENVRIKALSERFYKQVENLEELYINGSMTARVPHNLNLSFNYVEGESLIMALKDLAVSSGSACTSASLEPSYVLRALGRNDELAHSSIRFTFGRFTTEEEVDYAAQKVCEAVTKLRTLSPLWDMYKDGIDISKIEWAAH, from the coding sequence ATGAAATTGCCGATTTACCTTGATTACTCAGCGACCACCCCGGTTGATCCGCGTGTCGCGCAAAAGATGAGCGAGTGCCTGCTGGTTGACGGAAACTTCGGCAACCCAGCGTCCCGTTCCCACGTATTCGGCTGGAAAGCCGAGGAAGCGGTCGAGAACGCCCGTCGCCAGGTCGCCGACCTGGTGGGTGCTGACCCGCGCGAAATCGTCTGGACCTCCGGTGCTACCGAATCCGACAACCTGGCAATCAAGGGCGCCGCGCATTTCTACGCGACCAAAGGCAAGCACCTGATCACCACCAAGATCGAGCACAAGGCTGTCCTGGACACCATGCGCCAGCTGGAGCGTGAAGGGTTCGAAGTCACCTACATCGAGCCGACCACCGACGGTATCGTCACTCCGGCGATGATCGAAGCGGCGATGCGTGAAGACACCATCCTGGTTTCGGTGATCCACGTGAACAACGAAATCGGCACCATCAACGATATCGCGGCCATCGGCGAGCTGACCCGCTCCAAAGGTGTGTTGCTGCATGTCGACGCTGCCCAGTCTACCGGCAAGGTCGACATCGACCTGTCGAAGCTGAAAGTCGACCTGATGTCGTTCTCCGCCCACAAGACCTACGGCCCTAAAGGCATCGGCGCCCTGTATGTGAGCCGCAAGCCTCGCGTGCGCATCGAAGCCACCATGCACGGCGGCGGTCACGAGCGCGGCATGCGTTCGGGCACCCTGGCGACCCACCAGATCGTCGGCATGGGCGAAGCGTTCCGTATCGCCAAGGAAGAGATGGCTGCTGAAAACGTGCGCATCAAGGCCTTGAGCGAGCGCTTCTACAAGCAGGTCGAAAACCTTGAAGAGCTGTACATCAACGGCAGCATGACTGCCCGTGTACCGCACAACCTGAATTTGAGCTTCAACTACGTCGAAGGTGAGTCGCTGATCATGGCGCTCAAGGACCTGGCGGTTTCGTCCGGTTCGGCCTGCACCTCGGCGTCCCTCGAGCCGTCCTACGTACTGCGTGCCCTGGGCCGCAACGATGAACTGGCACACAGCTCGATCCGCTTTACGTTCGGCCGTTTCACCACCGAAGAAGAAGTCGACTACGCCGCGCAGAAAGTCTGCGAAGCTGTCACCAAGCTGCGTACCTTGTCGCCGCTGTGGGACATGTACAAAGACGGCATCGATATTTCCAAGATCGAGTGGGCGGCACACTAA
- the iscU gene encoding Fe-S cluster assembly scaffold IscU — MAYSEKVIDHYENPRNVGKMDAEDPDVGTGMVGAPACGDVMRLQIKVNEAGVIEDAKFKTYGCGSAIASSSLATEWMKGKTLDEAVTISNTQLAEELALPPVKIHCSVLAEDAIKAAVRDYKQKKGLI; from the coding sequence ATGGCTTACAGCGAAAAGGTCATCGACCACTACGAAAACCCGCGCAACGTCGGCAAGATGGACGCGGAAGATCCTGATGTCGGCACCGGCATGGTCGGCGCTCCGGCGTGCGGCGATGTGATGCGCCTGCAGATCAAGGTCAACGAGGCGGGCGTCATCGAAGACGCCAAGTTCAAGACCTACGGCTGCGGTTCGGCCATCGCCTCCAGTTCCCTGGCGACCGAATGGATGAAAGGCAAGACCCTGGATGAGGCTGTGACTATCAGCAACACCCAGCTGGCCGAAGAACTGGCCCTGCCGCCCGTGAAAATCCACTGCTCGGTACTCGCTGAAGACGCCATCAAGGCGGCCGTTCGCGATTACAAGCAGAAGAAAGGCTTGATCTAA
- the iscA gene encoding iron-sulfur cluster assembly protein IscA, producing the protein MAISMTEAAARHVRRSLDGRGKGEGIRLGVRTTGCSGLAYVLEFVDEVVAEDQVFESHGEKVIIDPKSLTYLDGTELDFVKEGLNEGFKFNNPNVRGECGCGESFNI; encoded by the coding sequence ATGGCTATCAGCATGACAGAAGCGGCTGCGCGGCACGTGCGACGCTCCCTGGATGGGCGCGGTAAAGGTGAGGGGATTCGTCTGGGTGTTCGCACCACAGGCTGTTCCGGCCTTGCCTATGTGCTGGAGTTCGTCGACGAGGTGGTGGCGGAAGACCAGGTGTTCGAAAGTCACGGCGAGAAAGTGATTATCGACCCTAAAAGCCTGACATACCTGGACGGCACCGAACTCGATTTCGTCAAGGAAGGGTTGAACGAAGGCTTCAAGTTCAACAACCCCAACGTGCGCGGTGAATGTGGCTGCGGCGAAAGCTTCAACATCTGA
- the hscB gene encoding co-chaperone HscB, with translation MGTPCHFALFELQPSFRLDLEQLATRYRELARGVHPDRFADASEREQRLALEQSASLNEAYQTLKSPSKRARYLLAMNGGELPMEVTVHDPDFLMQQMQWREELEDLQDDADVAGVAVFKRRLKTAQDELNESFAACWDDAAQREQAERLMRRMQFLDKLTYEVRQLEERLDD, from the coding sequence GTGGGTACTCCTTGTCATTTCGCTTTATTCGAGTTGCAGCCGAGCTTTCGACTGGACCTCGAGCAACTTGCCACGCGCTACCGTGAATTGGCGCGTGGCGTGCATCCGGACCGCTTCGCTGACGCTTCCGAGCGTGAGCAACGCCTGGCGCTGGAGCAGTCGGCCAGCCTCAACGAAGCCTATCAGACGCTCAAGAGCCCCTCGAAACGCGCGCGTTACCTGCTCGCGATGAACGGTGGCGAGTTGCCGATGGAGGTCACGGTGCACGATCCGGACTTCCTGATGCAGCAGATGCAGTGGCGCGAAGAGCTCGAAGATTTGCAGGACGACGCCGATGTGGCGGGGGTTGCAGTCTTCAAGCGTCGTCTGAAAACCGCCCAGGATGAGCTCAACGAAAGCTTCGCGGCCTGTTGGGATGATGCAGCGCAACGCGAGCAGGCCGAGCGCCTGATGCGACGCATGCAGTTCCTCGACAAGCTCACCTACGAAGTGCGCCAGCTAGAAGAGCGCCTCGACGATTAA
- the hscA gene encoding Fe-S protein assembly chaperone HscA — MALLQIAEPGQSPQPHQRRLAVGIDLGTTNSLVAALRSGLSEPLPDADGQVILPSAVRYHADRTEVGESAKLAASTDPLNTVLSVKRLMGRGLSDVKQLGDQLPYRFVGGESHMPFIDTVQGPKSPVEVSADILKVLRQRAETTLGGELVGAVITVPAYFDDAQRQATKDAAKLAGLNVLRLLNEPTAAAVAYGLDQQAEGLVAIYDLGGGTFDISILRLTGGVFEVLATGGDTALGGDDFDHAIARWIISSAGLSADLDPGEQRHLLQTACAAKEALTDASSVEVSYGNWSAQLTREAFDALIEPMVARSLKACRRAVRDSGIELEDVGAVVMVGGSTRVPRVREAVAEAFGRQPLTEIDPDQVVAIGAAIQADTLAGNKRDGGELLLLDVIPLSLGLETMGGLMEKVIPRNTTIPVARAQDFTTYKDGQTAMMIHVLQGERELISDCRSLARFELRGIPAMVAGAAKIRVTFQVDADGLLSVAARELASGVEASIQVKPSYGLTDGEIAKMLKDSFQYAGDDKVARVLREQQVDAQRLLEAVQGALEVDGERLLDAEERMVIDQQMQELAELMEGNDGYAIEQQTKRLSQVTDAFAARRMDQTVRAALAGRNLNEIEE; from the coding sequence ATGGCTCTACTGCAAATCGCCGAACCCGGCCAAAGCCCCCAACCGCATCAGCGTCGCCTGGCGGTGGGGATTGACTTGGGCACCACCAATTCCCTGGTTGCTGCCTTGCGCAGCGGCCTGTCCGAGCCGCTGCCCGACGCCGATGGCCAGGTGATCCTGCCATCCGCCGTGCGCTATCACGCCGATCGCACCGAAGTCGGTGAGTCGGCCAAGCTGGCGGCGTCTACCGATCCCCTGAACACTGTGCTGTCGGTCAAGCGCTTGATGGGTCGTGGTCTCTCCGACGTCAAGCAACTGGGCGACCAGCTGCCATACCGGTTTGTCGGTGGCGAGTCCCATATGCCGTTCATCGACACGGTCCAGGGCCCGAAAAGCCCGGTGGAAGTGTCGGCTGACATCCTCAAGGTCCTGCGCCAGCGGGCAGAAACCACCTTGGGCGGCGAATTGGTGGGCGCGGTGATCACGGTTCCGGCGTATTTCGATGATGCCCAACGCCAGGCCACCAAGGATGCGGCGAAACTCGCCGGCCTGAATGTGCTGCGTCTGCTCAACGAACCAACCGCAGCCGCCGTGGCCTATGGCCTCGATCAGCAGGCTGAGGGTCTGGTCGCCATTTACGACCTGGGTGGTGGCACCTTCGATATTTCGATCCTGCGCCTGACCGGCGGGGTCTTTGAAGTGTTGGCCACCGGCGGCGATACGGCCCTGGGCGGCGATGACTTCGATCACGCGATCGCCCGCTGGATCATCAGCAGTGCCGGTTTGTCCGCTGATTTGGATCCTGGCGAGCAGCGCCATCTGCTGCAAACCGCCTGTGCCGCCAAAGAGGCCCTGACTGACGCGTCTTCTGTTGAAGTGTCCTACGGCAACTGGTCGGCCCAACTGACCCGCGAAGCCTTTGATGCGCTGATCGAGCCGATGGTTGCGCGCAGCCTGAAAGCCTGTCGCCGCGCCGTGCGTGATTCCGGCATCGAGTTGGAAGACGTTGGCGCTGTGGTCATGGTCGGCGGTTCCACCCGTGTGCCGCGCGTCCGCGAGGCCGTTGCCGAGGCGTTCGGTCGCCAGCCGCTGACCGAAATTGATCCGGATCAAGTGGTGGCCATTGGTGCCGCGATCCAGGCCGATACCCTGGCCGGCAACAAGCGCGATGGTGGCGAACTGCTGTTGCTCGACGTGATTCCATTGTCCCTGGGCTTGGAAACCATGGGCGGCCTGATGGAGAAGGTGATTCCGCGCAACACCACTATTCCCGTCGCCCGCGCCCAGGATTTCACCACCTACAAAGATGGCCAGACGGCCATGATGATTCACGTGCTGCAAGGCGAGCGTGAACTGATCAGCGACTGTCGCTCCCTGGCACGCTTTGAATTGCGCGGCATTCCGGCCATGGTCGCCGGTGCGGCGAAGATTCGCGTGACCTTCCAGGTCGACGCCGATGGCCTGCTCAGCGTGGCGGCGCGTGAACTGGCGTCCGGCGTTGAAGCCAGCATCCAGGTCAAGCCGTCCTATGGCCTGACCGACGGCGAAATCGCCAAGATGCTCAAGGACTCGTTCCAATACGCCGGTGACGATAAAGTCGCCCGCGTACTGCGTGAGCAGCAAGTGGATGCCCAGCGCCTGCTCGAAGCGGTGCAGGGCGCCCTTGAAGTTGACGGCGAGCGTCTGCTGGACGCTGAAGAGCGCATGGTCATCGACCAGCAGATGCAGGAATTGGCCGAACTGATGGAAGGTAACGATGGCTACGCCATCGAGCAGCAGACCAAGCGCTTGTCGCAAGTCACTGATGCCTTTGCCGCTCGCCGCATGGATCAGACGGTGAGAGCCGCACTGGCTGGGCGCAACCTGAATGAAATCGAGGAATAA
- the fdx gene encoding ISC system 2Fe-2S type ferredoxin produces the protein MPQVIFLPHAEHCPDGMVVEAETGKSILEVAHENHIEIESACGGVCACTTCHCIIREGFDSLEEADDLEEDFLDRAWGLEAHSRLSCQAKVGTEDITVEIPKYSLNHAAEAPH, from the coding sequence ATGCCGCAGGTCATTTTTCTGCCACACGCCGAGCATTGCCCGGACGGTATGGTCGTGGAGGCTGAGACCGGCAAGTCCATCCTCGAAGTTGCCCACGAAAACCACATCGAGATCGAAAGTGCCTGCGGCGGTGTTTGCGCCTGCACGACGTGCCACTGCATCATTCGCGAGGGTTTTGACTCGCTGGAGGAGGCAGACGACCTGGAAGAAGATTTTCTGGATCGCGCATGGGGCCTGGAAGCGCATTCGCGCCTGAGCTGTCAGGCCAAGGTCGGGACTGAAGACATCACTGTCGAAATTCCGAAATATTCGCTCAACCATGCGGCCGAAGCGCCGCATTGA
- the iscX gene encoding Fe-S cluster assembly protein IscX gives MSLKWVDVQEIAILLADGNPDLDPYSLNFVALRDMVMALPGFEDERDRGGEKVLEAIQTAWKEEQD, from the coding sequence ATGAGTCTTAAATGGGTTGATGTGCAAGAGATCGCTATCCTGTTGGCCGACGGCAACCCGGATCTGGATCCCTATTCCCTGAACTTTGTCGCTTTGCGTGACATGGTCATGGCTTTGCCTGGGTTTGAAGACGAGCGGGATCGCGGCGGTGAAAAGGTTCTGGAAGCTATTCAGACGGCCTGGAAAGAAGAGCAGGACTGA
- the ndk gene encoding nucleoside-diphosphate kinase, giving the protein MAVQRTFSIIKPDAVAKNVIGEITTRFEKAGLKVVASKLKQLSKAEAEGFYAEHSARGFFGDLVAFMISGPVVVQVLEGENAIALNRELMGATNPKEAAPGTIRADFADSIDANAVHGSDSEAAAAREISYFFAATEVTTR; this is encoded by the coding sequence ATGGCTGTTCAACGTACTTTCTCCATCATCAAGCCTGACGCTGTTGCAAAAAACGTCATCGGCGAGATCACCACTCGTTTCGAAAAAGCCGGCCTGAAGGTTGTAGCTTCGAAACTCAAGCAACTGTCCAAGGCTGAAGCTGAAGGCTTCTACGCTGAGCACAGCGCTCGTGGCTTCTTCGGCGACCTGGTTGCTTTCATGATCTCCGGTCCTGTTGTCGTTCAGGTGCTGGAAGGTGAAAACGCTATCGCTCTGAACCGTGAGCTGATGGGCGCTACCAACCCTAAAGAAGCCGCTCCAGGCACCATCCGTGCTGACTTCGCTGATTCCATCGACGCCAACGCTGTACACGGTTCGGACTCCGAAGCCGCTGCTGCTCGCGAAATCTCGTACTTCTTCGCAGCTACCGAAGTAACCACTCGCTAA
- the rlmN gene encoding 23S rRNA (adenine(2503)-C(2))-methyltransferase RlmN: MTTSTVKTNLLGLTQQEMEKFFDSIGEKRFRAGQVMKWIHHFGVDDFDAMTNVSKALRDKLKAIAEVRGPEVVSEDISSDGTRKWVVRVASGSCVETVYIPQGKRGTLCVSSQAGCALDCSFCSTGKQGFNSNLTAAEVIGQVWIANKSFGSVPATVDRAITNVVMMGMGEPLLNFDNVVAAMHLMMDDLGYGISKRRVTLSTSGVVPMIDELSKHIDVSLALSLHAPNDALRNQLVPINKKYPLKMLLESCQRYMSSLGEKRVLTIEYTLLKDINDKVEHAVEMIELLKHIPCKINLIPFNPFPHSGYERPSNNAIRRFQDQLHQAGFNVTVRTTRGEDIDAACGQLVGQVLDRTRRSERYIAVRELSATDDMPQSAVNRT, translated from the coding sequence ATGACTACATCGACTGTAAAAACCAACCTGCTGGGTCTGACTCAACAGGAAATGGAAAAATTCTTCGACTCAATCGGGGAGAAGCGTTTCCGTGCCGGTCAGGTAATGAAGTGGATTCACCACTTTGGCGTCGATGATTTCGACGCCATGACGAACGTCAGCAAGGCCCTGCGCGACAAGCTCAAGGCCATTGCCGAGGTCCGTGGTCCCGAGGTTGTCAGCGAGGACATCTCCAGCGACGGCACCCGTAAGTGGGTGGTGCGCGTGGCGTCCGGCAGCTGCGTCGAGACTGTCTACATTCCCCAGGGCAAACGCGGCACGTTGTGCGTTTCGTCCCAGGCAGGCTGTGCCCTGGATTGCAGTTTCTGCTCCACCGGCAAGCAAGGCTTCAATAGCAACCTCACCGCCGCCGAAGTCATCGGCCAGGTGTGGATTGCCAACAAATCCTTTGGCAGCGTCCCGGCGACCGTCGACCGTGCCATCACCAACGTGGTGATGATGGGCATGGGTGAGCCGCTGCTGAACTTCGATAACGTCGTCGCCGCCATGCACCTGATGATGGACGACCTGGGCTACGGCATCTCCAAGCGCCGTGTGACCCTGTCGACCTCCGGCGTGGTGCCGATGATCGATGAGCTGTCCAAGCACATCGACGTCTCCCTGGCGTTGTCGCTGCACGCACCCAATGACGCATTGCGTAACCAATTGGTGCCGATCAACAAGAAGTATCCGCTTAAGATGCTGCTCGAATCTTGCCAGCGCTACATGTCGTCCCTGGGCGAAAAGCGCGTGCTGACCATCGAGTACACCTTGCTCAAGGACATCAACGACAAGGTCGAACACGCGGTCGAGATGATCGAGTTGCTCAAGCACATCCCGTGCAAGATCAACCTGATTCCGTTCAACCCGTTTCCCCATTCTGGCTACGAGCGGCCGAGCAACAACGCCATCCGTCGTTTCCAGGATCAACTGCACCAGGCCGGCTTCAATGTCACTGTACGCACCACCCGTGGTGAAGACATCGACGCCGCCTGTGGCCAATTGGTAGGACAGGTGCTGGATCGCACCCGTCGCAGCGAACGTTATATCGCCGTGCGCGAACTGAGCGCCACCGACGATATGCCGCAAAGCGCTGTGAATCGAACCTGA
- the pilW gene encoding type IV pilus biogenesis/stability protein PilW, translating into MPLRLALLLLVTGLAAGCVSSGHDSPLQTGKGRDEARVAYVQLGLGYLQQGMSEQAKVPLKKALELDSDDADANAALALVFQAQAEPELADRYFSKALAARPADPRLLNNYGSFLFEQKRYDQAALYFQQASADTLYPERSRVFENLGVTSMRLGQRDSARQQLEKALHLNGRQPRALLEMAELSYEDRHYVPARDYYERFSLLSGQNARSLLLGVRLATVHEERDAAARFGQQLERLYPGTPEYQQYLSEQ; encoded by the coding sequence ATGCCCTTGCGCCTTGCGCTGCTTCTGCTTGTTACCGGCCTTGCCGCCGGTTGTGTTTCATCGGGACATGACAGCCCTTTGCAAACCGGTAAAGGTCGTGATGAGGCGCGGGTGGCCTATGTGCAGTTGGGCTTGGGCTACCTGCAGCAAGGCATGAGCGAGCAGGCCAAGGTGCCGTTGAAAAAGGCCCTGGAACTCGACAGTGACGATGCCGACGCCAATGCCGCACTGGCCCTGGTGTTCCAGGCCCAGGCCGAGCCAGAACTGGCTGATCGCTATTTCAGCAAAGCCCTGGCCGCCCGACCTGCCGACCCGCGGCTGCTGAATAATTACGGCAGCTTCCTGTTCGAGCAGAAACGTTATGACCAGGCAGCCCTTTATTTCCAGCAAGCCAGCGCCGATACCCTCTATCCTGAGCGCTCGCGGGTGTTCGAAAACCTTGGCGTGACCTCGATGCGCCTCGGCCAGCGCGACAGCGCACGCCAGCAACTGGAAAAAGCCCTGCACTTGAACGGACGCCAGCCGCGCGCGTTGCTCGAAATGGCTGAGTTGTCCTACGAAGACAGGCATTATGTGCCGGCACGTGACTATTACGAACGTTTTAGCCTGCTTAGCGGGCAAAATGCACGTAGTCTATTGCTCGGTGTGCGCCTGGCGACGGTTCATGAAGAACGCGACGCGGCCGCACGTTTTGGCCAGCAACTCGAACGACTCTATCCCGGTACGCCGGAATATCAGCAATACCTGTCGGAGCAATGA
- a CDS encoding RodZ domain-containing protein, with the protein MKAAHPEVVAANRVNPGDTLRQARESNGWSLAEVALKLNLTTTSLGNLEAGAFDKLPGHTFARGYIRAYAKLLGIDQTVLVQEFDQFTGTDSQGSNVHGLGRIEEPVRVSHTILRIVSLLLLIAVIGGGFIWWQDQASQRTKDMTSNAMEHVEVESADGTTQIHPLDEPEDQAVAEGQAAPQEPAAEPSVAQTAPAAPATAPATPAPTVPAIPAAPAQVHTPATPSQAPATAAPAAPAAPAMSPPTTPALIAGDGHVQITFVADCWTQVSDGNGKVLFSGLKRKGDTLDQGGKPPLTLRLGYARGAQVVYNGQPVDVAPFTSGETARLKLGQ; encoded by the coding sequence ATGAAAGCGGCGCACCCGGAAGTTGTAGCAGCTAATCGCGTAAACCCAGGCGACACTTTGCGTCAGGCCCGCGAAAGCAATGGTTGGTCGCTGGCGGAAGTGGCCCTCAAGCTCAATTTGACCACCACATCCCTGGGCAACCTGGAAGCCGGCGCGTTCGACAAGCTGCCAGGGCATACCTTCGCTCGCGGCTATATCCGCGCCTACGCCAAGTTGCTGGGCATCGACCAGACCGTATTGGTCCAGGAATTCGACCAGTTCACCGGTACCGACTCCCAAGGCAGCAATGTCCATGGCCTGGGTCGCATCGAAGAGCCGGTGCGGGTTTCCCACACGATCCTGCGGATTGTCAGCCTGTTGCTGCTGATCGCCGTGATTGGTGGCGGTTTTATCTGGTGGCAGGACCAGGCCTCCCAGCGCACCAAGGACATGACCAGCAACGCCATGGAGCACGTCGAAGTCGAAAGCGCCGACGGCACCACCCAGATTCATCCGCTGGACGAGCCAGAAGACCAGGCCGTTGCCGAAGGGCAGGCAGCGCCGCAAGAGCCGGCCGCCGAGCCTTCAGTCGCGCAAACCGCGCCGGCTGCCCCAGCAACTGCACCGGCCACACCAGCCCCGACCGTACCAGCTATACCGGCTGCTCCGGCCCAGGTCCATACTCCGGCTACCCCGTCGCAGGCTCCTGCGACTGCCGCCCCAGCCGCTCCGGCCGCCCCCGCGATGTCGCCGCCCACCACCCCAGCGTTGATCGCCGGTGACGGGCACGTTCAGATTACCTTCGTCGCCGATTGCTGGACGCAAGTCAGTGATGGCAACGGTAAAGTGCTGTTCAGCGGCCTGAAGCGCAAGGGCGATACGCTCGACCAGGGCGGCAAGCCTCCTTTGACGCTGCGTCTGGGCTATGCCCGTGGCGCGCAAGTGGTCTACAACGGCCAGCCTGTGGACGTGGCGCCGTTCACCAGTGGCGAGACCGCTCGCCTGAAGTTGGGACAATAG
- the ispG gene encoding flavodoxin-dependent (E)-4-hydroxy-3-methylbut-2-enyl-diphosphate synthase, translating into MHGESPIKRRVSRKIWVGSVPVGGDAPIAVQSMTNSDTNDVAATVAQINRLEAAGVDIVRVSVPDMDAAEAFGRIKQLVKVPLVADIHFDYRIALRVAELGVDCLRINPGNIGREDRVRAVVDAARDRGIPIRIGVNAGSLEKDLQKKYGEPTPAALVESALRHVEHLERLNFQDFKVSVKASDVFMAVEAYRLLAKEIVQPLHLGITEAGGLRSGTVKSAVGLGMLLAEGIGDTIRISLAADPVEEVKVGYDILKSLHLRSRGINFIACPSCSRQNFDVVKTMNELEGRLEDLLVPLDVAVIGCVVNGPGEAKEAHIGLTGGTPNLIYIDGKPSQKLTNDNLVDELERLIREKAAEKVASDAALIARG; encoded by the coding sequence ATGCACGGCGAATCTCCAATCAAACGTCGCGTATCGCGCAAGATCTGGGTCGGCTCGGTGCCGGTGGGCGGCGATGCCCCCATCGCGGTACAGAGCATGACCAACAGCGACACCAACGATGTTGCTGCCACCGTCGCCCAGATCAATCGTCTGGAAGCGGCCGGCGTCGACATCGTGCGGGTATCCGTACCGGACATGGATGCCGCCGAGGCCTTCGGTCGCATCAAGCAGCTGGTCAAGGTGCCGCTGGTGGCCGACATTCACTTCGACTACAGGATCGCATTGCGCGTGGCCGAACTGGGTGTGGACTGCCTGCGTATCAACCCGGGCAACATCGGTCGCGAAGACCGTGTACGCGCTGTGGTGGATGCGGCCCGGGATCGCGGGATTCCGATCCGTATCGGTGTCAACGCCGGCTCCCTGGAAAAAGACCTGCAAAAGAAATACGGCGAGCCGACACCGGCGGCGCTGGTAGAGTCTGCGCTGCGCCATGTCGAGCACCTTGAGCGCCTGAACTTCCAGGACTTCAAGGTCAGCGTAAAGGCCTCCGACGTGTTCATGGCGGTTGAAGCCTACCGCCTGCTGGCCAAGGAAATCGTGCAACCGCTGCACCTGGGTATCACTGAAGCTGGCGGTTTACGTTCAGGCACAGTGAAATCTGCGGTGGGTCTCGGTATGCTGCTCGCCGAAGGGATTGGCGATACTATCCGCATCTCCCTGGCGGCAGACCCGGTCGAGGAAGTGAAAGTCGGTTACGACATTCTCAAATCCCTGCATTTGCGTTCCCGAGGCATCAACTTCATTGCCTGCCCGAGCTGCTCGCGGCAGAACTTCGACGTGGTGAAAACCATGAACGAACTGGAAGGGCGTCTCGAAGACCTGCTGGTGCCGCTGGATGTCGCGGTGATCGGTTGTGTGGTCAACGGCCCGGGTGAAGCCAAAGAGGCGCACATCGGCTTGACCGGCGGTACGCCGAACCTGATCTACATCGATGGCAAGCCGTCGCAGAAGTTGACGAATGACAATCTGGTGGATGAGCTCGAAAGACTGATCCGCGAGAAAGCGGCCGAGAAGGTCGCCTCTGACGCAGCGCTTATCGCGCGCGGCTAA